Proteins from a genomic interval of Amphiura filiformis chromosome 9, Afil_fr2py, whole genome shotgun sequence:
- the LOC140161264 gene encoding testis-expressed protein 26-like, producing the protein MAGTSASRREGWTTPVPDRGEQGDGVHFITDVADDTITPGFTQELEQFYQHASEPDQRRCLELLASLSLGDELNAKIQKLQAEKARKRRPSSSGRSHRPKTAMATVGRPGFARSVERTETSYRRDFPQRPAPPASQARPKSTQGFYHSKYKLSGPIGEATYTKQYYDKGFCRPDVIRSGSSSGSRRNNPHPFESFMVWRFPKHLRKDQNIYSGSPLLTDQIMQEILRDKGKSTYQSDYLGIPQGHQMSSAFDKYRDWREAIPHTLNSTMRFSYQYPKQPAEILKNNTTRFGCNSGIHVPASGIVPTSQRHQMKIRRNTTYDRFFNQPFRPGTVELNKAIQSGKLDEYLRLANEKERDVLLKMLSDMNHTDHLERCRTPQRQEDLYQLASPNHRHQGIQEYLDGMDPLKIRIVHYNLYYVNK; encoded by the exons ATGGCGGGGACCTCCGCATCAAGACGCGAAGGCTGGACAACCCCAGTCCCGGATAGGGGAGAACAGGGGGATGGGGTACATTTTATAACCGAC GTTGCTGATGACACGATAACACCGGGATTCACACAGGAATTGGAACAATTTTATCAACACGCCAGTGAGCCGGACCAGCGGCGATGTCTGGAGCTTCTGGCTTCGCTTTCATTAGGCGACGAACTCAACGCTAAAATACAGAAACTTCAAGCTGAGAAAGCAAGGAAAAGAAGACCATCATCGTCAGGCAGGAGCCACAGGCCTAAAACAGCCATGGCCACCGTGG gACGTCCGGGTTTTGCTCGTTCTGTAGAACGAACTGAAACAAGTTATCGCCGGGATTTCCCACAACGACCGGCTCCACCTGCTTCTCAAGCTAG ACCTAAATCAACACAAGGATTTTATCACTCCAAATATAAACTAAGTGGACCTATAGGAGAGGCTACGTATACAAAGCAATATTATGATAAAGGATTTTGTAGGCCAGATGTTATACGATCAGGATCATCCTCAGGTAGCAGGAGAAATAACCCACATCCATTCGAG TCTTTTATGGTTTGGAGATTTCCTAAACATCTACGCAAGGACCAGAACATTTACTCAGGATCTCCTTTACTAACCGACCAAATAATGCAGGAGATATTACGTGATAAGGGTAAATCTACATATCAGTCGGATTATCTCGGTATACCACAGG GTCATCAGATGAGCTCAGCGTTTGATAAATATCGTGACTGGCGTGAAGCTATTCCACACACCCTCAACTCAACCATGAGATTCTCATATCAGTATCCAAAGCAACCAGCTGAGATCCTCAAGAATAATACAACTAGATTTGGATGCAATAGTGGTATACATGTACCGGCAAGTGGTATTG ttccaACATCTCAGCGACATCAGATGAAAATCCGTCGGAATACAACGTACGACAGATTCTTCAACCAACCATTTAGACCAGGAACAGTAGAACTCAACAAGGCAATTCAAAGTGGAAAGCTAGATGAATATCTAAGACTTGCAAATGAAAAAG AACGTGATGTGTTACTGAAAATGTTATCTGATATGAACCATACTGACCATCTCGAAAGGTGTCGTACCCCTCAACGGCAGGAAGACCTTTATCAGCTAGCGTCCCCAAACCACCGCCACCAAGGAATACAGGAGTATCTCGATGGAATGGACCCTCTTAAAATCCGTATCGTCCATTATAATCTGTACTACGTAAATAAATGA